One window from the genome of Penaeus monodon isolate SGIC_2016 chromosome 2, NSTDA_Pmon_1, whole genome shotgun sequence encodes:
- the LOC119577873 gene encoding craniofacial development protein 2-like translates to MTRNDKKQGGVGFLIHKKLKDNITEFHATSDRVASVAIKISKRYDIKIIQAYAPTSLSSQDALDEFYDDLRNALQRKKAHFNIIKGDFNAKVGNGDEDCVGPFGYGTRNERGDDLVNFATTNNFKITNTFYKKKQNRRWTWRSPDFETFNEIDYVLVDKSNIVKNTEVLNRVGIDSDH, encoded by the coding sequence atGACAAGAAACGACAAGAAACAAGGAGGCGTAGGATTCCTGATTCACAAGAAACTAAAAGACAACATCACTGAGTTTCACGCGACGTCGGACAGAGTTGCTTCAGTCGCAATTAAGATCTCAAAACGGTACGACATCAAAATCATACAGGCCTATGCtccaacatcactatcatcacaggaTGCTCTTGACGAATTCTACGACGATTTACGAAACGCACTACAACGCAAGAAAGCACACTTTAACATCATaaagggcgacttcaatgcgaaAGTTGGGAATGGAGATGAAGACTGCGTTGGCCCCTTCGGATACGGCACCAGAAATGAACGTGGCGACGATCTTGTGAATTTCGcgacaaccaacaacttcaaaatcacaaacacgtTCTACAAAAAGAAACAGAACCGAAGATGGACTTGGCGTAGCCCAGATTTTGAAACTTTCAACGAAATTGACTACGTCCTTGTCGACAAATCCAACATTGTCAAAAACACTGAGGTTCTCAACAGAGTTGGCATCGACAGTGACCACTGA